A stretch of the Chelonoidis abingdonii isolate Lonesome George chromosome 11, CheloAbing_2.0, whole genome shotgun sequence genome encodes the following:
- the SLC27A5 gene encoding long-chain fatty acid transport protein 5 — MLALCTALVGLLLLLPLLGNLLFPYWWQDLVISLSMIHSGYRCLRRFQRCPPLTLLDTFLEKVQSHPEKALLLFGEQVYTYRDIDRRSSKVARVLRDSVGLREGDSVAVFLLNVPAYLWVWMGLAKIGCTMACLNSNIRAKSLLHSLGACGATVLLTTPDLKAAIEDVLPSLQQKGIRVFYLSAESPTSGVEPLQGQIDAASEEPIPVAFRANVTSKSTALYIYTSGTTGLPKAAIITHLKLCSIATMFYISGVKAEDVIYTPLPLYHSAALLIGLGGCLEVGATCVLRPKFSVSQFWDDCRRYHVSVIQYVGEMMRYLCNAPKKENEREHQVRLAMGNGLRVEVWKEFLQRFGPIRICEFYGATEGNSGFINYTGKIGAVGRASFIQKIFTPFELIQYNVERDEPVRDERGCCIRVPPGKAGLLVAKITKSSPFHGYVGDRQKSEKKILRDVVKKGDLYFNSGDLLMVDHEGFIYFQDRVGDTFRWKGENVATTEVETTLVAVQFIQEINVYGVLVPGHEGKIGMAAIRLKEGMVFDGEKLYTHAKDFLPNYAIPRFVRLQDALEVTGTFKQCKGQLVKEGFDPALVKDPLFFLDESEKRFVPMSPQIYSSILDMKLKL; from the exons ATGCTTGCTCTATGCACAGCCCTAGtggggctgctgcttctgctgcctctgctggGGAACCTGCTTTTCCCCTACTGGTGGCAGGACCTGGTCATATCACTGTCCATGATTCACAGTGGATACAGATGTCTGCGTCGATTCCAGCGCTGCCCTCCCCTCACCCTGCTCGATACCTTCTTGGAGAAGGTGCAGAGCCACCCGGAGAAAGCCCTGCTGCTTTTCGGGGAGCAGGTTTACACCTACCGGGACATAGATCGGCGCAGCAGTAAGGTGGCTCGGGTCCTGCGGGACAGcgtggggctgcgggaaggggaCTCGGTGGCCGTCTTCCTGCTGAACGTCCCCGCCTACCTCTGGGTTTGGATGGGGCTGGCGAAGATCGGCTGCACCATGGCGTGTCTGAACAGCAACATTCGCGCCAAGTCCCTGCTGCATTCACTCGGCGCCTGCGGGGCCACGGTGCTGCTGACCACCCCAG ACCTCAAAGCCGCTATTGAGGAcgttctgcccagcctgcaacaGAAAGGGATCCGGGTTTTCTACCTGAGCGCCGAGTCCCCCACCAGTGGCGTGGAGCCTCTCCAGGGCCAGATAGACGCTGCCTCCGAGGAGCCGATCCCCGTTGCTTTCCGAGCCAACGTCACCAGCAAATCCACTGCACTCTACATTTACACCTCGGGCACCACAG GACTCCCGAAAGCTGCCATCATCACCCACTTGAAACTGTGCAGCATAGCGACCATGTTTTACATAAGTGGCGTCAAAGCCGAGGACGTGATCTACACCCCTCTGCCGCTGTACCATTCGGCTGCACTGCTTATCGGACTTGGAGGATGCTTGGAGGTTG gaGCCACCTGTGTCTTGCGTCCCAAGTTCTCCGTCTCCCAGTTCTGGGATGACTGCCGGCGATACCACGTCTCTGTGATCCAGTACGTAGGGGAGATGATGCGCTATCTGTGCAATGCGCCCAAG AAGGAGAATGAACGAGAGCATCAAGTGCGGCTGGCTATGGGTAATGGCTTGAGGGTGGAGGTCTGGAAGGAATTCCTCCAGCGCTTCGGGCCCATTCGCATCTGCGAGTTCTACGGGGCCACAGAGGGGAACTCTGGATTCATTAACTACACGGGGAAGATTGGAGCCGTGGGAAGGGCCAGCTTCATCCAGAAG ATATTCACGCCCTTTGAGTTGATCCAGTACAACGTGGAGCGGGATGAACCCGTGCGAGATGAGAGAGGGTGCTGCATCCGAGTCCCCCCCG GCAAGGCGGGGCTGCTGGTGGCAAAGATCACAAAAAGCTCCCCGTTCCATGGCTATGTGGGTGACCGTCAGAAGTCAGAGAAGAAGATCCTGAGGGACGTGGTGAAGAAGGGAGACCTCTACTTCAACAGTGGAGACCTCCTCATGGTAGACCACGAAGGCTTCATATATTTCCAGGACCGGGTGGGAGACACGTTCCG CTGGAAAGGAGAGAATGTTGCCACGACAGAGGTGGAGACAACGCTGGTCGCAGTGCAGTTCATTCAGGAAATTAATGTCTATGGGGTGCTGGTCCCAG gacATGAAGGCAAGATTGGAATGGCAGCAATACGACTGAAGGAGGGGATGGTTTTTGATGGTGAAAAACTCTACACACACGCCAAGGATTTTTTGCCAAACTACGCCATTCCTCGCTTTGTCCGCCTGCAG GACGCTCTGGAGGTCACGGGGACATTCAAGCAGTGCAAAGGGCAGCTGGTGAAGGAGGGGTTTGATCCAGCTCTCGTCAAGGACCCCCTGTTCTTCCTGGATGAATCGGAGAAACGTTTTGTGCCCATGAGCCCACAGATCTACAGCTCCATCCTGGAcatgaaactgaaactctaa